The Peribacillus sp. FSL E2-0218 genome contains a region encoding:
- the mntR gene encoding transcriptional regulator MntR → MPTPSMEDYIEQIYLLIEEKGYARVSDIAENLSVHPSSVTKMVQKLDQEKYLIYEKYRGLVLTANGKKVGKRLVYRHELLEQMLRLIGVKEENIYHDVEGIEHHLSWNAIDRIGDLVEFFEEVPERVEELRKIQKRNEENPK, encoded by the coding sequence ATGCCTACACCAAGCATGGAGGATTACATAGAACAAATTTATTTACTTATTGAAGAAAAAGGGTATGCAAGGGTTTCCGATATTGCTGAAAATCTTTCCGTCCATCCATCTTCTGTGACAAAAATGGTTCAAAAACTCGATCAAGAAAAATATTTGATCTATGAAAAGTATCGTGGCCTCGTTTTAACGGCTAACGGGAAAAAAGTCGGGAAAAGGCTTGTATATCGTCATGAACTCTTGGAACAGATGCTAAGATTGATAGGGGTTAAGGAAGAAAATATTTATCATGATGTTGAAGGAATTGAACACCACCTTAGTTGGAATGCCATCGATAGGATTGGTGACCTTGTGGAATTTTTTGAGGAAGTTCCTGAGCGTGTCGAGGAACTACGAAAGATACAAAAAAGAAATGAAGAGAATCCAAAATAA